The following coding sequences lie in one Megalodesulfovibrio gigas DSM 1382 = ATCC 19364 genomic window:
- a CDS encoding glycosyltransferase: MAPASPPPPRLVHVITGLNPGGAEAMCVALAVRLARHAHLPWEQGVISLMPEGPLAAPLHAAGIPVIFCGLRRPLQAPLALWRLAEALRFFQPHVIQSWMYHADLLTGLALRLPGIAAHPALVWGLHNGSLDPAVLPRATRWIVRILARASAWMPDAVVSCAEAARTVHQDAGYRPRRWEVIPNGIDTDRFRPDPALRLAARRAWNLPEDVPVLGLAARDHPVKDLPTFARAVATLAQQVPALRCVCCGQGLDAENTRVVSMLREAGILERCVLLGLERDMPRFWNGVDVAISSSRGEALPLGLAEAMACGVPVAATDVGDTAQLLGECGRLAPPGDAAALARAARWVLEHAASLRTPARARILARFSLAACVERYAALYAALSGRSP, translated from the coding sequence ATGGCCCCGGCCTCCCCTCCCCCCCCGCGGCTGGTGCACGTCATCACCGGCCTGAATCCCGGCGGCGCAGAAGCCATGTGCGTGGCCCTGGCCGTGCGGCTGGCCCGGCATGCGCACCTGCCTTGGGAGCAGGGCGTCATCTCCCTGATGCCCGAAGGCCCCCTGGCGGCCCCCCTGCATGCGGCCGGCATCCCCGTGATTTTTTGCGGCCTGCGCCGCCCCCTGCAGGCCCCGCTGGCCCTGTGGCGGCTGGCGGAGGCGCTGCGTTTTTTCCAACCCCACGTGATCCAGAGCTGGATGTACCACGCCGATCTGCTGACCGGGCTGGCCCTGCGACTGCCCGGCATCGCAGCCCACCCGGCGTTGGTCTGGGGCCTGCACAACGGCTCCCTGGACCCCGCCGTACTGCCGCGCGCCACGCGCTGGATCGTCCGCATCCTGGCGCGTGCCTCGGCCTGGATGCCCGATGCCGTGGTCAGCTGTGCAGAAGCGGCCCGAACCGTCCACCAGGACGCCGGCTACCGGCCGCGGCGCTGGGAAGTCATCCCCAACGGCATTGATACCGACCGCTTCCGTCCCGATCCCGCCCTGCGGCTCGCCGCCCGTCGCGCCTGGAACCTGCCGGAAGACGTTCCGGTGCTGGGGCTGGCGGCGCGTGATCATCCCGTCAAGGATCTTCCCACCTTTGCCCGCGCCGTGGCCACGCTGGCCCAACAGGTGCCGGCCCTGCGCTGCGTGTGCTGCGGGCAGGGGCTGGATGCAGAAAACACGCGTGTTGTCAGCATGCTGCGGGAAGCCGGCATCCTGGAACGGTGCGTCTTGCTGGGGCTGGAGCGAGACATGCCGCGCTTCTGGAACGGGGTGGATGTGGCCATCTCCAGCTCCCGGGGGGAGGCGCTGCCCCTGGGTCTGGCCGAAGCCATGGCCTGCGGCGTGCCCGTGGCAGCCACCGATGTGGGGGATACCGCCCAACTACTGGGCGAATGCGGTCGTCTGGCGCCTCCTGGCGACGCCGCCGCCCTGGCCCGGGCTGCGCGCTGGGTATTGGAGCATGCCGCCAGCCTGCGCACGCCGGCCCGGGCACGCATCCTGGCGCGGTTTTCCCTGGCGGCCTGCGTGGAGCGCTATGCGGCCCTGTATGCGGCCCTGTCGGGACGCTCCCCCTGA
- the thrC gene encoding threonine synthase, which yields MYFSSDFYMFPAYRGRMQYRCLGCGNVYGVDELLYTCPACSNVFILEDTTFDSLQETPGQDWRDLFDARAATKRPELRGIFRYYELMAPILEEGDIVCLGEGITPVVPANAELTALVGQPLAFKHDGQNPSASFKDRGMACAFSVLKHLVRINNWDEVLTICASTGDTSAAAALYAAYVGEPLKSVVLLPQGKVTPQQIAQPLGSGAIVLEIPGVFDDCMKVVEHLAERYRVALLNSKNAWRILGQESYAFEVAQWRDWNMANTAVFVPIGNAGNITAVMAGFLKMHRLGMIEHLPRIVGVQSHHADPVYKYYAQAPEAREYKAVSVQPSVAQAAMIGNPVSFPRVKYFQEQYEKAAGSGSFQVVQVTEQGIIEGMLRANRHGHIVCTQGGECLAGLIEAKARGILEDGELAILDATAHALKFIDFQRMYFEDSFPGDYRIFPRKALQNLPELVIDAARKQALSPEQFTQEAAQAVVERLELRERD from the coding sequence ATGTATTTCTCCAGCGATTTCTATATGTTTCCGGCATACCGCGGCCGGATGCAGTACCGTTGCCTGGGTTGCGGCAACGTCTACGGCGTGGACGAGTTGCTGTATACCTGCCCGGCTTGCAGCAATGTCTTCATTCTGGAAGACACCACCTTCGACTCCCTGCAGGAGACGCCCGGGCAGGATTGGCGCGATCTGTTCGATGCCCGCGCCGCCACCAAGCGTCCTGAATTGCGTGGTATTTTCAGATATTACGAACTCATGGCCCCCATCCTGGAGGAAGGAGACATCGTCTGCCTGGGCGAGGGCATCACCCCGGTGGTCCCGGCCAACGCCGAGCTCACCGCCCTGGTGGGGCAACCCCTGGCCTTCAAGCACGACGGGCAGAACCCCAGCGCCTCCTTCAAGGATCGCGGCATGGCCTGCGCCTTCAGCGTGCTCAAGCATCTGGTGCGCATCAATAATTGGGACGAGGTGCTGACCATCTGCGCCTCCACCGGCGACACCTCCGCCGCCGCTGCCCTGTACGCCGCGTATGTGGGCGAGCCGCTTAAGAGTGTGGTGCTGTTGCCGCAGGGCAAGGTCACGCCGCAGCAGATTGCCCAGCCCCTGGGCAGCGGGGCCATTGTGCTGGAGATTCCCGGCGTCTTCGACGACTGCATGAAGGTGGTGGAGCATCTGGCAGAGCGCTACCGCGTGGCCTTGCTGAACTCCAAAAACGCCTGGCGCATTCTGGGACAGGAAAGCTATGCCTTTGAAGTGGCACAGTGGCGGGATTGGAACATGGCCAATACCGCAGTCTTTGTGCCCATTGGCAATGCCGGGAACATCACGGCGGTGATGGCCGGGTTCCTCAAAATGCATCGGCTGGGCATGATCGAACACCTGCCGCGCATTGTGGGCGTGCAGTCACACCATGCGGATCCTGTGTATAAATACTATGCCCAGGCTCCCGAAGCGCGGGAATACAAGGCCGTGTCGGTGCAGCCCAGCGTGGCCCAGGCGGCCATGATCGGCAATCCCGTGTCCTTTCCGCGTGTCAAATATTTTCAGGAGCAGTACGAGAAGGCGGCCGGCAGCGGCAGCTTCCAGGTGGTGCAGGTCACGGAGCAGGGCATCATCGAAGGCATGCTGCGGGCCAATCGCCATGGGCACATCGTCTGCACTCAGGGCGGGGAATGCCTGGCCGGGCTCATCGAGGCCAAGGCCCGGGGCATTCTGGAGGACGGGGAACTGGCCATCCTGGATGCCACGGCCCATGCCCTCAAGTTCATCGATTTTCAGCGGATGTACTTTGAGGACTCCTTCCCCGGGGACTATCGGATTTTCCCGCGCAAGGCGTTGCAGAATCTGCCCGAGCTGGTGATCGACGCCGCGCGCAAGCAGGCCCTTTCCCCCGAGCAGTTCACCCAGGAAGCGGCCCAGGCCGTGGTGGAGCGCCTGGAATTGCGAGAGAGGGACTAG
- a CDS encoding type II toxin-antitoxin system HicA family toxin, producing the protein MTSREIIKLLKAHGWVHVRTVGDHFQFKHPGTATPPALPR; encoded by the coding sequence ATGACCAGCCGGGAAATAATCAAGCTCCTCAAGGCCCATGGCTGGGTGCATGTCCGGACGGTGGGCGACCATTTCCAGTTCAAGCACCCCGGCACGGCCACGCCCCCCGCGCTGCCACGGTGA
- a CDS encoding type II toxin-antitoxin system HicB family antitoxin — protein MHTYFAAIHKDEDSDFGVSFPDVAGCYTAGSTLAEAEAMAREALAAHLEFLKDEGRPLPECRPYLEVLDEVREDAGFVALLLVVVPEKVKRVRLNVSFTEADLDIIDRAAEERHLDRSAFLAMAAKKVASGACEVL, from the coding sequence ATGCACACCTACTTTGCCGCCATTCACAAGGACGAGGACAGCGATTTCGGCGTGTCCTTTCCCGACGTCGCCGGCTGCTATACTGCCGGCTCCACCCTGGCCGAGGCCGAAGCCATGGCCCGCGAAGCCCTGGCCGCGCACCTGGAGTTTCTGAAGGACGAAGGCAGGCCCCTGCCCGAATGCCGGCCGTATCTGGAGGTGCTGGACGAGGTCAGGGAAGACGCCGGCTTCGTGGCCCTGCTCCTGGTGGTGGTCCCGGAAAAGGTGAAGCGCGTGCGCCTGAACGTCAGCTTCACGGAAGCCGATCTGGACATCATCGACCGCGCCGCCGAAGAACGCCATTTGGACCGCTCCGCTTTTTTGGCTATGGCGGCCAAGAAGGTTGCGTCTGGGGCGTGTGAGGTGTTGTAA
- a CDS encoding type II toxin-antitoxin system RelE family toxin — MYRIAWTRKAQKQLLAIAHAHRKPIVDAVEGLAQWPGCQNVRNLVNRDGYRLRVGRYRVLFTVHEGECHIIQVEEVKKRDERTY, encoded by the coding sequence ATGTACCGCATCGCATGGACCAGGAAAGCGCAGAAGCAGTTGCTCGCCATTGCCCATGCGCACCGCAAGCCCATTGTTGATGCGGTGGAGGGGTTGGCGCAGTGGCCGGGTTGCCAGAATGTGCGCAACCTCGTGAACAGGGACGGCTACCGCCTGCGTGTGGGGCGATATCGCGTGCTGTTCACAGTCCACGAAGGCGAATGCCACATTATCCAGGTCGAAGAGGTCAAGAAACGCGATGAACGCACGTACTGA
- a CDS encoding helix-turn-helix domain-containing protein: MNARTEHQILLGPDGTPMFAVIPYADYEEHFEGRPDEDVLLPHEVVKLNALEGKSLICAWREHLGLTQREVAERMGIKQPSYAAMEAPDARPRVATLKKIAAAMGVEWEQLRA, translated from the coding sequence ATGAACGCACGTACTGAGCATCAAATTCTGCTCGGCCCCGATGGAACGCCCATGTTCGCCGTCATCCCCTACGCCGACTATGAAGAGCATTTCGAGGGCCGGCCGGATGAAGACGTGCTGTTGCCGCATGAGGTCGTGAAACTCAACGCCCTGGAGGGCAAGAGCCTGATTTGCGCCTGGCGCGAGCACCTGGGCCTGACGCAACGCGAAGTGGCCGAGCGCATGGGCATCAAACAGCCCTCCTACGCCGCCATGGAAGCCCCCGACGCCCGCCCCCGCGTGGCCACGCTGAAGAAAATCGCCGCAGCCATGGGCGTGGAATGGGAACAGCTGCGGGCATAA
- a CDS encoding PAS domain S-box protein: MEKPQARVWLAAALLAACFGIAICFCAAAFAAGQRALFISSYHPGFPTFFQQTAGLKSVLDPAGVRLDVEFMDCKRFLYEHTYSDFQAMLQKKLHVLPPYQIVIVADDDALHFARAAREHLFPGVPLVFFGVNNQPLARSLSGDNQTTGVIEAVSMRETLDALWRMRPRARRVVALTDATPSGQGDLQTYLALRPDYPARELAVLSLQEVSWDQAAQTLESLSATDDAVLLLSAYRDKDNATREFNESLEWILAHAAVPVFHLWYHGMGQGIVGGKLISHFDQGKIAGEMVLDILSGRSPKDIPVVEGDLANVHYFDQHALDRFTIEAAALPANAIIINKKISVLDKYGTELLLLCGAVAVLGGCVVGLLFLSRRYRRAEHRARAGEAESRQTELALRQSENTLKSIFRAAPVGVGLVVNRTFARMNEKLFAMTGFSEQELLGRNARMLYPDEDEYEFVGREKYRQISEYGTGTVETRWQRKDGRIIDVLLSSTPLDQENWSNGVIFTALDISKRKAAEGALRQAQQEFQSIFENSQVGILLLRGGRNIALANQRLADILGYESPGELAGTGVRALHLDEAHFLEFGEQYYKPLAWGRQTQVEYQLRKKDGTAIWCIISGTALDPSDLEKGVIWVMDDLTRRKTLEAQLTATKEAAEAANLAKSEFLANMSHEIRTPLNGIMGMLQLLQLTAVDAEQVEYITTAVQSSRRLTRLLSDILDLSRVEAGKMDIAMQPFDFTDAMEAVLQLFAPAATQKHLQLCMHIHPAIPPRLLGDAARLQQVLSNLIGNAIKFTNTGSVAVDAYPLPVRHAEEYRVLFSVTDTGIGIPEDKLALLFKPFTQVSQGYTREFQGAGLGLSICKRLVDLMGGNIAIESEPGVGTSFYFCVTFGAASCPIGTDPAPLQKTTPRSSILLVEDDPTNRYTIQRLTERLGYIVQAVADGRQALDFLKTSPVDLILMDIQMPVMDGVEATRRIRAGEAGQDKAGVPIIALTAYAMTGDKERFLDAGMDGYLAKPVELETLQEAIAQRAIRHDPGGE, translated from the coding sequence ATGGAAAAACCTCAGGCCCGTGTCTGGCTTGCGGCCGCCTTGCTCGCCGCCTGTTTCGGCATTGCCATTTGCTTCTGCGCCGCAGCGTTTGCCGCCGGGCAGCGCGCCCTATTCATCAGCTCGTATCACCCAGGGTTTCCGACCTTTTTTCAACAAACCGCGGGATTGAAAAGCGTCCTGGATCCGGCCGGCGTGCGGCTGGATGTGGAATTCATGGACTGCAAGCGATTCCTTTACGAGCATACGTATTCAGATTTTCAGGCGATGCTGCAGAAAAAGCTGCACGTGCTGCCACCGTACCAGATTGTCATTGTAGCCGATGACGATGCCTTACACTTTGCCCGTGCGGCCCGCGAGCATCTGTTTCCCGGCGTGCCGCTGGTGTTCTTCGGGGTGAACAATCAGCCCCTGGCGCGTTCCCTCAGTGGCGATAATCAGACAACCGGCGTCATCGAGGCCGTTTCCATGCGGGAAACCCTGGATGCCCTGTGGCGGATGCGGCCCAGGGCACGACGGGTGGTCGCCCTCACGGACGCCACACCGAGCGGCCAGGGCGATCTGCAAACCTACCTCGCGCTCCGGCCCGACTATCCGGCCAGGGAGCTGGCCGTGCTCTCCCTGCAGGAGGTGTCCTGGGACCAGGCAGCCCAGACGCTGGAATCGCTTTCCGCCACGGATGACGCCGTGCTCCTGCTTTCGGCGTACCGGGACAAGGACAACGCCACCAGGGAATTCAACGAATCCCTCGAATGGATCCTGGCCCATGCAGCGGTGCCGGTCTTTCATCTTTGGTATCATGGGATGGGCCAGGGCATCGTCGGCGGCAAGCTCATCTCGCATTTCGATCAGGGCAAAATTGCCGGCGAGATGGTCCTGGACATTCTGTCCGGCCGTTCTCCCAAGGATATTCCAGTGGTTGAGGGCGATCTGGCGAATGTCCATTATTTCGACCAGCATGCCCTGGACCGGTTCACGATCGAGGCGGCAGCGCTCCCGGCCAACGCCATCATTATCAACAAAAAAATTAGCGTATTAGACAAGTATGGGACAGAACTCCTGCTACTGTGCGGCGCCGTGGCGGTGCTGGGTGGATGCGTTGTCGGGCTGTTGTTCCTTTCCCGGCGGTATCGCCGGGCGGAACATCGGGCCAGGGCCGGGGAGGCAGAAAGCAGGCAGACCGAGTTGGCCTTGCGCCAAAGTGAAAACACGTTGAAGAGCATCTTCCGGGCCGCACCGGTGGGCGTGGGGCTGGTGGTAAACAGAACCTTTGCCAGGATGAATGAAAAGCTCTTTGCGATGACAGGGTTTTCGGAACAGGAGCTGCTGGGCCGCAATGCCAGAATGCTCTATCCGGACGAGGACGAATACGAATTTGTGGGCCGGGAAAAGTACCGCCAGATATCCGAATACGGCACCGGCACGGTGGAGACCCGCTGGCAGCGCAAGGATGGGAGGATCATCGACGTGCTGCTGAGCTCCACCCCCCTGGACCAGGAGAATTGGTCCAACGGCGTCATTTTCACTGCCTTGGATATCAGCAAACGCAAGGCCGCCGAAGGTGCGCTGCGGCAGGCGCAACAGGAGTTTCAAAGCATCTTCGAAAACTCCCAGGTGGGCATCCTGCTGCTCCGGGGTGGTCGAAATATTGCCCTGGCCAACCAGCGCCTTGCCGATATCCTGGGCTACGAATCCCCCGGGGAGCTGGCCGGGACCGGTGTTCGCGCACTGCACCTGGATGAGGCGCATTTTCTGGAATTCGGCGAGCAGTATTACAAGCCGCTGGCCTGGGGCAGGCAGACACAGGTGGAGTACCAGCTCCGGAAAAAAGACGGGACGGCAATCTGGTGCATTATTTCCGGAACAGCCCTGGACCCTTCGGACCTGGAGAAAGGGGTCATCTGGGTGATGGACGATCTGACCCGCCGGAAAACCCTGGAGGCCCAGCTCACCGCCACCAAGGAGGCCGCCGAGGCCGCCAACCTGGCCAAAAGCGAATTTCTGGCCAACATGAGTCACGAAATCCGCACCCCGCTCAATGGCATCATGGGCATGCTGCAGCTCCTGCAACTGACGGCCGTTGATGCCGAGCAGGTGGAATACATAACAACCGCCGTGCAGTCTTCCCGGCGCCTCACCCGGCTGCTGTCGGATATCCTCGACCTCTCCCGCGTGGAGGCCGGCAAGATGGATATCGCCATGCAGCCTTTTGACTTCACGGACGCCATGGAAGCCGTTCTCCAGCTTTTTGCCCCCGCAGCCACGCAAAAGCACCTGCAACTATGCATGCATATTCACCCCGCCATTCCACCCCGGCTGCTGGGCGACGCCGCCCGACTGCAGCAGGTGCTCAGCAACCTGATTGGCAACGCCATCAAGTTCACCAATACCGGGTCTGTTGCAGTTGACGCCTACCCGCTACCAGTCAGACACGCCGAGGAGTACCGGGTGCTTTTTTCAGTGACGGACACGGGCATCGGCATCCCCGAGGACAAACTGGCCCTGCTGTTCAAGCCCTTCACCCAGGTCAGCCAGGGGTATACACGCGAGTTTCAGGGAGCTGGGCTCGGCCTGTCGATCTGCAAGCGGCTTGTCGATCTCATGGGCGGTAACATCGCCATCGAAAGCGAACCCGGCGTGGGCACCTCGTTTTATTTCTGCGTCACATTCGGCGCGGCCTCGTGCCCCATCGGGACGGATCCTGCGCCGCTGCAAAAGACCACCCCAAGGAGTTCAATCCTCCTGGTGGAGGATGATCCCACCAACCGCTATACCATCCAGCGGCTGACAGAACGGTTGGGGTACATCGTACAGGCGGTTGCCGACGGCCGGCAGGCCCTGGACTTCCTGAAAACAAGCCCGGTTGACCTCATCCTGATGGATATCCAGATGCCCGTCATGGACGGCGTGGAGGCCACCCGGCGCATCAGGGCCGGAGAGGCCGGCCAGGACAAGGCCGGCGTCCCGATCATTGCCCTCACGGCCTACGCCATGACAGGCGACAAGGAACGGTTTTTAGACGCAGGCATGGACGGCTATCTGGCCAAACCCGTGGAGCTGGAGACGCTGCAGGAGGCAATAGCCCAACGCGCCATACGCCATGACCCTGGAGGCGAATAA